In the Bacillus sp. FJAT-42376 genome, GGTGAAAAAAATCAATGAGATCCTGCTGAGTGCGGATGGCTCCGTCAGAAGCCATTCAAAGGCGAAAGATTTAGAGGTTGAGCAGATTCATTTAACTGTTGTGTCTGCGAATAAACCTGCAAAAAAACTTTACTCCACTTTTATAGATACCGGACTTTCAAGTGAAAAGCTGATACATCAAAGCAAAATGAAAAACAATTTGGTATAATACCCCTAATTAAGGTTTGGGGTGATATCCATGGAAGAGCAGACAGTGCGTCAGATTGAAGAGTTTTTGAGGAAAGAAATTGATCCTGCTTTTATCATTATTTTTGGTTCGTTTGCGAAGGGATCCGTTCATAAGGATAGCGATTTGGACATCGCCTTTTATAGTGAGGAGAGAGAGTTTTCCTCTTACGACCTTTTCATGATGGCACAGGAACTGGCGGATATGCTGAAATTGGAAGTGGATCTCGTCAATCTCAGGACAGCATCGACTGTATTTCAGGCGCAAATCTACACGACAGGCAAAGTGATTTATTCTAAAGATGAAAGTCTCCGCAAAAGATGCGAGATGCTGTCTCTTCGTATGTATGTCAAATTAAACGAAGAACGAAAAGATATCATACTAAAAGTAAATGAGAGCGGGACGATTTATGACAAGTGACGTGATCTTAAATAAAATCAGTGTAATTGAGCGATGTCAAAAGCGTGTTTTAACGGTGTATGAGAACCAGCCTGATAATCTAAAGGATTTCACGAAGCAGGATTCCATTATTCTGAATATTCAGCGTGCCATAGAAGCATGCATTGATTTGGCCATGCACATTGTGGCTGAAAGGAAATTGGGGCTGCCCCAGTCCAGCAGGGAATCATTTGATATGCTTCTTGACCATTCTATTATTGAATCTCAAACCGCTTCCAGGATGAAAGCAATGGTTGGCTTTCGAAATATTGCTGTGCATGATTACCAGACCATCAATCTTGATATCCTTCAGCAAATTATTATAAACCACCTAGATGATTTTACAGATTATACAAAGCAAATCCTCCTAAGTCCATAACCTTCATTCATACTCAAAAAAATCAGCATGGATGTCTTTCGGCAGCGTCCGGCTGATTTCCTCTTTGCTTGAAAACCGAGGATCATTTGATATCGCCACGAGTCCGTTTCCATCATAATCCATCCAAAAGACGCTTGAATCTTTTTCCGTTTCAACGACA is a window encoding:
- a CDS encoding DUF86 domain-containing protein codes for the protein MTSDVILNKISVIERCQKRVLTVYENQPDNLKDFTKQDSIILNIQRAIEACIDLAMHIVAERKLGLPQSSRESFDMLLDHSIIESQTASRMKAMVGFRNIAVHDYQTINLDILQQIIINHLDDFTDYTKQILLSP
- a CDS encoding nucleotidyltransferase domain-containing protein, with protein sequence MEEQTVRQIEEFLRKEIDPAFIIIFGSFAKGSVHKDSDLDIAFYSEEREFSSYDLFMMAQELADMLKLEVDLVNLRTASTVFQAQIYTTGKVIYSKDESLRKRCEMLSLRMYVKLNEERKDIILKVNESGTIYDK